The genomic window AGGAACCGAGTATTTTTCGCTATCTGACAATCGCCGATAATATTTTGTTGGTCTTGCAACAAACGGCGGTCCCGCCCAAGGAATGGCAAAGTCGGCTGCAATCATTGATGCAGGAATTTCGGCTGGAAAAAGTCGCCCAAAATCTGGGCATTCAAGTCTCCGGGGGCGAGCGTCGTCGGACGGAATTAGCCCGCGCCCTCGCCTGTGGGCCGAATGGACCAAAGTTTCTGCTCCTCGATGAACCCTTTGCCGGGGTTGATCCGATCGCCGTCGCCGAAATTCAGGAAATTATTGCTCGGCTGCGCGATCGCCAAATCGGCATTCTGATTACGGATCACAATGTGCGAGAAACCCTGGCCATTACCGATCGGTCGTATATCATGCGAGACGGTCAAATTCTCGCCTCAGGCAATTCCGAAGAACTTTACGCCAACCCGCTTGTCCGGCAGTATTACCTAGGAGAAAACTTTCAACCCTAGCTCGATTTCGTCCAGCGTTATCAATTCCTCCCCCTCCCTAAATGTCAGCCACCCTGAAACAAAAGCCGGCACTCTCTGTTTGGAACCCGTTCCGGGTGTCCGTGCTCGATCGTTACTTGCTGAAACAGTTGCTTTTGCCGTTTCTCTTCGGTGTGGCCGCTTTTTCATCGATCGGTGTATCCGTCGGTGCGCTGTTTGATCTGATTCGCAAAATTACCACGGTCAATCTCCCCTTCGAAATTGCCTTACAGGTATTTTTTCTGCAAATCCCGCTGTACATCAGCTACGCGCTGCCGATGTCAACGCTACTCGCGACACTGATGATGTACAGTCGCCTCTCTACTGACAGCGAACTGATTGCGCTGCGTAGTGCCGGCATGAGTCTTTATCGACTGATCATGCCGGCGGTATTTTTGAGCTTAATGATCACGCTGACCAGCTTTGCCTTCAATGAGGCGATCGTCCCGGCGGCCAACTACCGTGCCACGACAACCCTCGAAACAGCCCTAAAAGCAGACACTAAAAAATTCCAAGAAGAGAATATTCTGTCTTCCGAGTACGCCGAAGTCAAAGGGGAAGATGGCAAAACCAAACGGGTGCTGTCCCGCATCTTTTATGCCAGTGAGTTTAACGGTGACTCCCTATCCGGCTTGACGGTTTTAGATTTCTCACAAACGGGTCTGACCCAAATTATTTCGGCGGATGCAGCCAAATGGGAAGTGGCCAAAGGCCGCTGGAAGTTTTCGGACGGCACAATTTACGTCGTTTCGCCAGACGGCTCCTATCGCAATATCTTCAAATTTGCCGAACAAGAAATTCAGCTCCCACGAACACCCCTGGATCTCGCGAACCGCAAACAAGACTGGATGGAGATGAATATTGCCGAACTCCAGGAAGCCTTGGCCTTAGCCAACAGTACCGGCGATGAAAAGCAAGCCTACAAAATGCGGCTACGGATTCAGCAAAAGTTAGCTATTCCGTTTATTTGTCTCGTTTTTGGGGTAATTGGCTCAACCCTCGGCATGCGGCCCCAGCGATCGGGGAAAGGCACAAGCTTTGCCATTAGTATTCTTATTATTTTTGGCTATTACCTGGTTTCCTTTATCTGTGACTCCCTCGGATTACTCGCGATCTTTTCACCAATTATGGCCGCTTGGATTCCGACCTTCCTCGGCCTCGGCCTCGGCGGTTTACTCCTGAGCCGGGCCTCACGCTAGAGGAGCGATTCCATCGCGGGCAGATCACGGAGTCGTAAGTGCTGCATCAGACCTCAAGTTCCGAGAAAACACGGAACTTTCTTCCGTCGCTAGTAGTAGGTCGGATTTGTGCTGATTCACTAGAATAGGGAATTATAAGTTCAGGCTCGATCCTGTCATTTCCGTTGATCGCCTACCAAGCGATTTGACTAAATGGAATTTAGCGCATCTCCATCCCCTCAGCTACTCAACTATCGCTTGGATTCTCACCCTATGCAGCCTCATCGCCCTGAACCGCACAACAATTCCACTCGCTACTGGCTCGCTCGGCTCAAACCGATCGCGAAACCCCAGGTTTGGCTCAGTGGCCTGGGATTGATCGGCATGATGGTATTTGCCTGGGAATTTTCACAGCGGCCCGAGTGGCGTCAGGCATTACTCAAAGACAACTCAACGCCAGCGGCGGATAGCACTGATCCAGAAAGCCAAGCGATCGCGGCCGACATCGACTCCTTATCCCTGCTGAATGCCGATCTACGGACAGCGCAACAGCGACTCAACGCCCAGGAAACCGACACCCAAAAAGCCCTCGCCCAGATTCAGCAGGCCCAAAGCAAAGGGAGCGACGATGCGAAAAAACTGAATCGACTCTCGATCGAAGCGCTCTTTGGCAGTGCCAACAAAGCGATCGCCAAAACCCCTCGCCTAACCGATGGGCTGACCGGCAATCGTCAGTTGGGTGACAATAACGGATTCACCAGCCCTAATCGCTTGCTCGGCTCAACACTCAATGGTATCGGCAACGCCGTGCGCGCCCCTGGCTTAACCAACACAGGGCTGAACAATGGGGTCTTAACCGATAATCGTTCGGCCCTCACCAATCGCCTCAATAGTCGCAACGGGCTGACACCAAACCAACTTGGGACAGGCAATAGTGCCCTATCAACCGCGCTCAACCGCTATAGTCCGGCCCAAGCCAATCCCAGTGCACCATTTCAAGTCAAGCCATCTGAGCCAACGCCGACCGCCACACCGCGTTCTCTAGCGGCACCGATCGCTGGCAGTACAGCACTCCAACCCACAACAACCACCCAAATCAATTCCCCCATTGCCGGTAGCAGTGCGATTAATCCCGCCCTGCTATCTGCCCCCAAATCGGGGCTTAATTCCTATACGGGATTGACACGCGGTGTCGTGACAGGGGTGACCGCCAGTCCGACGCTGACGCGCCCATCGATCAGACAGCCCAGCACCGCTGCAACTTTGCGCCGTTCGGTTGGGGGCAGCACCCCCGGCCGGTTATCGACAACCAGCACCAGCATCCCGGTTTCGCCGGGTTCTACACCGCTACCGCCGGGCACCGTCCTTTCTTCTCCTACACGATCAACCGCCCCCGTCCGCGATATTCCCTTTACCGCACCGCGATCGATTCCTGGACGTCGGATTGGCGGTGGCCAAATCGGCACCTTCTCAAATCCCTAAGTCAAGGGGTATTCTGGCCAGCATTAAGAGGCAAAATGCCGGAAACCAGCATCCAAGCTCAGCGTGATCACCGCCGCATTGGGGGTGGCGACTTGTACCTGTGAACCGGCAATAATTTGACCAACAATCATCGCCCCTGGAAACTGGGTCAGAAGCTGTTGTGCCTGACCCGGCGCCAAGCACAAAACCAATTCAAAATCTTCTCCGCCATAGAGCGTCCAGTCTGTTGCTTGAGGATGATTAAGCAATGTTACCGGAATCGGCAGGTGGGTGATTGTCGCACCGACTTGGCTCGATCGGCAAATTTGCAGCACCGCA from Romeriopsis navalis LEGE 11480 includes these protein-coding regions:
- the lptB gene encoding LPS export ABC transporter ATP-binding protein, with translation PPPKHRAYSLSALGVSRLKLVLENVHKSFSGRQIVNRVNLSVSQGEVVGLLGPNGAGKTTTFYMATGLEKPDSGKVRLNEQDITTVPIHDRARSGIGYLAQEPSIFRYLTIADNILLVLQQTAVPPKEWQSRLQSLMQEFRLEKVAQNLGIQVSGGERRRTELARALACGPNGPKFLLLDEPFAGVDPIAVAEIQEIIARLRDRQIGILITDHNVRETLAITDRSYIMRDGQILASGNSEELYANPLVRQYYLGENFQP
- a CDS encoding LptF/LptG family permease, with product MSATLKQKPALSVWNPFRVSVLDRYLLKQLLLPFLFGVAAFSSIGVSVGALFDLIRKITTVNLPFEIALQVFFLQIPLYISYALPMSTLLATLMMYSRLSTDSELIALRSAGMSLYRLIMPAVFLSLMITLTSFAFNEAIVPAANYRATTTLETALKADTKKFQEENILSSEYAEVKGEDGKTKRVLSRIFYASEFNGDSLSGLTVLDFSQTGLTQIISADAAKWEVAKGRWKFSDGTIYVVSPDGSYRNIFKFAEQEIQLPRTPLDLANRKQDWMEMNIAELQEALALANSTGDEKQAYKMRLRIQQKLAIPFICLVFGVIGSTLGMRPQRSGKGTSFAISILIIFGYYLVSFICDSLGLLAIFSPIMAAWIPTFLGLGLGGLLLSRASR